A single window of Dermacentor albipictus isolate Rhodes 1998 colony chromosome 1, USDA_Dalb.pri_finalv2, whole genome shotgun sequence DNA harbors:
- the LOC135903573 gene encoding dehydrogenase/reductase SDR family member 9-like has protein sequence MHKFTPRRPLQVNVLCVARVARVFLPLLRQSPHCGRRFVIVNSVWSRMAVPGTGPYCMSKYAVRCFTEVLRRELLNFGIYVVGIEPNLHRLPQTKPSSLLESYKNVWEQLPDDVKEIYSKGYADEMEDNIRRTIAKEPDPIVLDVAKKMLDSVQTAYPSKIYQPDLLSWKILNSEYAMIGKAPQALCPNFS, from the exons ATGCATAAGTTCACTCCCCGCCGCCCGCTGCAGGTGAACGTGCTCTGCGTCGCGCGCGTGGCCAGGGTGTTCCTGCCGCTGCTGCGCCAGTCGCCGCACTGCGGCCGGCGATTCGTCATCGTGAACAGCGTGTGGAGCCGCATGGCCGTTCCGGGTACCGGACCGTACTGCATGAGCAAGTACGCCGTACGCTGCTTCACCGAAGTTCTGCGCCGCGAGCTGCTCAATTTCGGCATCTACGTGGTCGGCATCGAGCCGAACCTGCACCGGCTGCCGCAGACAAAACCCAGTTCGCTGCTGGAGTCCTACAAAAACGTGTGGGAGCAGCTCCCTGACGACGTCAAGGAAATCTATTCCAAG GGATACGCAGACGAAATGGAGGACAACATCCGGCGAACAATAGCGAAAGAGCCGGATCCGATTGTTTTAGACGTCGCCAAGAAAATGCTGGACTCCGTGCAAACGGCGTATCCCAGCAAGATCTACCAGCCCGACCTGTTGAGCTGGAAGATTCT GAACAGCGAGTACGCCATGATTGGAAAGGCTCCTCAAGCCCTGTGCCCCAATTTCAGTTGA